A single genomic interval of Tursiops truncatus isolate mTurTru1 chromosome 16, mTurTru1.mat.Y, whole genome shotgun sequence harbors:
- the SYCE1 gene encoding synaptonemal complex central element protein 1, which yields MAGRSELSSAKQAGAVGRADEAGGQAKSSQKIEDLMEMVKQLQKVGSLEPRIEVLINRINEVQQAKKKASEELGEARTVWETLQKELDSLSGEKVRLKEILSKKQETLRILRLHCQEKESEAQRKHTMLQECKERISALNSQMGQEKNKQRQLRLDFEEQLEDLMGQHKGLWEFHKPEQLALEIAALDSSKEKLLKEEKLVEAKLEDVKHRLCSQFGAKGCSAITEGLFLRSQEAAAVVHLFEEENKKAGEFLEAAAQRQEQLQQKCRQLQQQRQRLKEELEKLGVQVPAQGQSNQEEGAGPGEAANPKPLGVSEEKDPEPPTKQSLMPS from the exons ATGGCGGGGCGCTCGGAGCTTTCGAGCGCGAAGCAGGCGGGAGCCGTGGGTCGGGCTGACGAGGCCGGAG GGCAGGCCAAGTCCTCACAGAAAATTGAAGACTTGATGGAAATGGTGAAGCAGTTACAGAAAG TCGGAAGCCTAGAGCCCAGGATTGAGGTCCTGATTAACCGGATTAATGAGGTCCAGCAAG caaaaaagaaaGCCAGTGAGGAGCTAGGAGAGGCCCGGACTGTCTGGGAGACCCTGCAGAAGGAACTGGACTCAT TGAGTGGAGAGAAAGTACGCCTGAAAGAGATCTTGAGCAAAAAGCAAG AGACCCTGAGGATCCTCCGGCTCCACTGCCAGgagaaggaaagtgaggcacagag GAAGCATACCATGCTGCAGGAGTGCAAGGAGCGAATTTCTGCCCTGAACTCCCAGATGGGGCAGGAGAAGAACAAGCAGAGGCAGTTGAG GTTGGATTTTGAGGAGCAACTGGAGGATCTGATGGGCCAGCATAAGGGCCTCTGGGAATTCCAC AAGCCAGAGCAGCTGGCCCTGGAGATCGCCGCCCTGGACAGCAGCAAGGAGAAGCTGCTCAAGGAAG AAAAGCTGGTGGAGGCAAAGCTGGAGGATGTGAAGCATCGTCTGTGCTCCCAGTTCGGAGCCAAGGGCTGCTCGGCAATCACTGAGGGGCTCTTCCTGCGCAGCCAGGAAGCAGCAGCTGTGGT gcatctgtttgAGGAGGAGAACAAGAAGGCCGGGGAGTTCCTGGAGGCTGCTGCCCAGCGCCAGGAGCAGCTGCAGCAGAAGTGccggcagctgcagcagcagaggcagag GCTGAAGGAGGAGCTGGAAAAGCTTGGAGTGCAGGTCCCTGCTCAAGGCCAGAGCAATCAAGAGGAAGGGGCTGGCCCAGGAGAAGCT GCCAATCCCAAGCCCCTTGGAGTCAGTGAGGAGAAAGACCCAGAGCCGCCCACTAAGCAGAGCCTGATGCCCTCCTAG